Below is a genomic region from candidate division WOR-3 bacterium.
CTATTCAGATACTGCGGAATATGCCCGCAATGCTTCTGCGGACAATGACTGGGTCAGGGGGACGCCGGACAGTGTGTTATTTACCGCCAATTATCTCGGCATTGCCCGGGGTGGAGCGGGTAATACACTTTATGGTAATAATGCATTTACCCATGTCAATCTCGGTATTTCCAGCACCACGGGATCAAACTTTCAAAATTACAGGTACATAACAGTAAGTGGTGGCTATTATAATAAGGCCTTTCAGGAATATGCAACCGTGGGTGGAGGATATTACAACTACGCCAGTGGTGTTCGTTCGGTTGTATCTGGTGGATGCTGGAATACTGCGAGCGGTTATATCGGAGCGGTAGTCGGAGGAGATAATAATACTGCGAGCGGTTCTTATGCATTCGTGGGTGCTGGAAAAGACAATGTTGCAGCTGCGAACTATTCCACTGTTGTGGCTGGTTATGCAGATACGATTGCTTCGGGTGCAGACTATTCCTATCTTTTCGGGATTGGTTCTAAACTGACCCAGGATTCGACCTTTATGGTGGATATGCCCCATATTCGGTTTGGTGACGAAACAAACGGTTATGAATTTCCCACGAGTGATGGCTCTGTGAATCAGGTGATGGTGACTGACGGCAGCGGTCAGGTATCCTGGGCTGATGCAGTTAGTGCTTGGTCGGTTACTGATTCAGTGCTTTATACCAACAATTACTGGGGCCTTGCCCGGGGTGGGGCAGGAAATGCACTCTACGGTACCAACGCCTTTACCCATGTCAATTTTGGGGTTGCCTGTACTACTGGAGTGGGTATACAGAACGATTATTACGCCACAATTAGTGGTGGATATGGTAATAAAGCCATTGACGACTATACGACCGTGGCTGGAGGATTGAACAATACTGCCAGTGGTCCCTATGCGACTGTCGGCGGAGGGTCTGATAATACCGCCAGCTACAATTGCGCTACCGTGGCAGGAGGAGCTCACAATTGTGCCAATTATATCTTCGCTACTGTTGGCGGCGGGTATAAAGATACAGTCAATGCTTATTATGGTGGTATCCTCTCCGGCTACGATAATCTTGCAGGTGATTCGTTAATTGACACGGCAGCGGTGGTGGTCGGAGGCTGGAATAATTCAGTGACCGCAAAATACACCTTTGTCGGCGGTGGACAAAACAATACAGCCAGCAGTAGCTATGCTACCGTGGGCGGAGGGTCTGGAAACACTGCCAGCGGTGGCAGTGCGACCGTGGCCGGAGGATATGAAAACACTGCCAGCGGTAGCAATGCGACCGTGGGTGGAGGATATGGGAACACTGCCAGCGGTTACTGTGCGACCGTGGCCGGAGGAACTAGCAATACTGCCAGTGATTGGTATACGACCGTGGGTGGCGGATCTTACAATACTGCCGATAGTAATTTTGCGACTGTGGCTGGAGGATATGCAGATACGGTTATCGGTTATGCCGGGTTTGCAACGAATTTTAGTACAAAAGTTCAATCAGGACATTCCTACTCCGCAGCCTTTACAACCAGCCATACCACAGCAGCGAGCCAGGTCCGCGCCGCCAATTTCTCAACCGGTACCTTGGTCTTCACAATGGACCATCCATCTGACCCAATGAATAAGATCCTCAATCAGTATGCGGTCGGCTCTTCTGAGCCGGTCTTTGTCTACAACGGCACCGCCTATATTAAAGACAACGGTCGGGTTGAAGTGAAACTGCCGGATTACTTTGATGAAATAAACAACAATCCAAGAATCCAGTTGACCGGAGTCGGCACGCCAGAAGTTGTTTATGTCGCCGAAGATATTAAAGGTAACCGTTTTACAATCGGCGGTAAACCCGGGACCAAGGTTTACTGGACCGTGACCGCAGAACGCAAGGATGTCCACGCCCGAATTGCAAAGATCCTTACTCCGGTGGAACAACCCAAGACCGGCCACCTGATCGGACATTCCTTGGACGACGATGCAATGATCGGCATCTATGACCGCATCAAAACCCAGGGTGATTTCCAGTGGCGCACTGAAGAAGGCAGACGGGTGCATAACGAGTCAAAAATCTCTGAGAGGAAGTAGTTTAGGGTAAAACAGCACTTCAAATTTCGAAAATCATTGACTTTTGTGGAATTTTAGTATATAATTGGGGTTAAAGGAGGTTTTTTTATGCAAAGACGACGCGTGATCATTATGGGCGCAGCAGGCCGTGATTTCCACAATTTTAACCTTTTCTTTAGAAATAATCCTCTATTCAAGGTTGTCTGTTTTACAGCAACGCAGATACCAAATATTACAGGAAGAAAATATCCTAAGGAACTTGCCGGTAGAAAATACCCAAAAGGAATCCCTATTTTACCGGAAAGTAAATTGACTGAATTGATAAAAAAATATCGGGTAGACATCGTCGTTTTTTCCTACTCGGATATATCACATAATTATGTGATGAATAAAGCATCTGAGGTAATTGCGGCTGGTGCCGATTTCTGGCTTTTGGGCTTGAATTCTTCAATGCTCAAATCCCGTCGTAAAGTGATTTCTGTCTGCGCGGTACGCACCGGTGCTGGTAAGAGCCAGACCACCCGTAAAATCTGTGATATCTTGCACAAAAAAGGCATCAGCTTCTCAGTAATCCGGCATCCAATGCCTTACGGCAATTTGCGGAAACAGATAGTCCAGAAATTTTCTAAATTGTCTGATATGGACCGGCATAACTGCACCATTGAAGAACGGGAAGAATATGAACCCCATATCAAAAGAGGTAATACGGTTTTCGCCGGGGTCGATTACGGAAAGATTTTGAAACAGGCGGAAAAGATTTCCAAAGTGATTATCTGGGACGGTGGTAATAATGATCTGCCTTTTTATAAACCCGACCTTCATATTGTAGTCGTGGATCCATTCAGGGTCGGTGACGAAATAAACTATCATCCCGGTGAAGCGAATCTGCGAAGCGCTGATGTCGTCGTGATAAACAAGGTCGATTCCGCCCCCCGAAAGAATATAAAATTACTAAAAGAAAATATAAAGAAAGTAAACAAACGAGCGGTGATTATAGAAGCGGCATCACCAACATCAGTGGATAAAC
It encodes:
- a CDS encoding GTPase is translated as MQRRRVIIMGAAGRDFHNFNLFFRNNPLFKVVCFTATQIPNITGRKYPKELAGRKYPKGIPILPESKLTELIKKYRVDIVVFSYSDISHNYVMNKASEVIAAGADFWLLGLNSSMLKSRRKVISVCAVRTGAGKSQTTRKICDILHKKGISFSVIRHPMPYGNLRKQIVQKFSKLSDMDRHNCTIEEREEYEPHIKRGNTVFAGVDYGKILKQAEKISKVIIWDGGNNDLPFYKPDLHIVVVDPFRVGDEINYHPGEANLRSADVVVINKVDSAPRKNIKLLKENIKKVNKRAVIIEAASPTSVDKPELIRNKKVIVIEDGPTLTHGGMSFGAGIVAAKRLKAKKIIDPRPYVIGSIKGAYKKYPNIGNLLPALGYGEKQIKELERSINKIPADSIIIATPVDLRKFMKLNKPAAKVDYELQVKSGPKLESLIKKHLKI